Within the Candidatus Culexarchaeum yellowstonense genome, the region GAGTTGAGCTGCTTGCTCACACATAAACACAGTCATATCGTAGTTGCCTCTCTCAAAAGCTACAATTGCATAATCATAAAACATTCTACTACGCTTATATAAAAGCTCAACATAATTCATAGAGCACATTAGCATCCACAATATCATAGTAGAACTGAATTATAATAACTTTCTCAACTTATTAATGCTCTAAATAGAAGCATGAAGACGCTAAGTAAAACGAAAATATATGAGGAAAACAGAAATGAAAGGTAATAGAGGTTGCAATATCAGATTCACTAAACATGCCCATGAAAAGATTTAATCAACCCAAAACTGACACCCCACACATAAACATGTATCCTCAAGAGACTTCGTAACTTTAAATCCCAACTCCTGGATTTTCTCAGCGTACATAACATGTATTATGTTTCTTTTAATAACTTGAGAAACTCTTCCTTTGTTAAGCCTGCGTCCTTAATTATTTTGTAGAGTAAGCCCCTCCCTATTTCTTCTCCTCTGTGAACTGGAATTACTGTCACCCTTCCATCATCACACTTTAGTATTACATGACCCCCCTCTGCCTCACAGGCTTGAAGCCAATTTTCACAAGAACCTTTATAACCTTGTCAGCTGGAAGCGGTCTTAGACTCACTTACACCAACCTCAATGAATTGGACGCCGATCAGCTCCCTCTTCACATCGATTGGCTCCTCAACCTCAAGGTAGAGCTCCACAGCCTCCTTAATCCTCTCCAAAAGCTCATCTAACGTTCTAGCCTGAGTATGGCAACCTGGAAGTTCAGGAACATACGCCACATAATAGCCATCCTCATCCTTCTCTATGACTACACCAAACCTCAGCTTCACCATACACTATACACTCTAGCAATGGAGATATTTTAAACTTATGAACTAAAATACTAATGGATAATAGAAGAGGCATTAACCTAAATCTTCAGAAAATAGTGAACCACTAACAACATATGTTAATTCTTCTCCTAAGGTTCGATTAAGTTTCCGTTAATCAGCAATCTCCATCAAGATTCATTTGCCAAATATCACTTAAATATGACGTATGGTTTCACATTTATCCTTTTCAGATAATTCTTTGAATTATGATTAGAGCATTCTTAATTTTATCTCTTATCTTACCTGACTATTTTAAAGAAGCTTAAGCCCCATTTCTATGAGGGTACAATGATTATGTATATAAACTCATCTCCTTCATTAGCTCATCTACATCTAAAACTTCGATTGCTGTTACCTCGCCAGTTTCGCAGTCTCTGAATAGGAATACTGGTGTTTTTAGCTGAAGCGGTTCAACTTCCACTTCAGCTCCCTTAGGGTAGGAGAACCTCACGTGTAAAACGTTTCTAACTAGCGAAATCTCAATTACTTCCTCTGGAAGCTTTATCCCGTAGGCATTCTCCAACCCCTTTAGGAGGGATTTAACATTTAGGTCCAGTAAGGTCTTCACAGCCACCTCCTCGCTACAAACCTCTTATTTTTTAGAGCTTATTAAATATGCTGTCTTAACTTCATTTTCAAATGCAACAATTATTAGCCACAGACCATCCACCTTCCTCAAGAAATACTTAATACTGGGGTTATAGGCATCAATATGCACTTCATTCGGGTTTGCAAGAGTTTCTTCAATAAACCTCTTCAATAGATCTAACCTATTAATTCCAAGCACTCTACTGAGATCCATCCCATGCTTCCTGATGATGTGTTTGAGTACTTCCTCTGGGATGACGTATTCCACAGCATACCACTTTATCTCTCAATAGAGAAGTATAATGCCAGTTTTTCAAAATAAACTTATCCAACTTAAAAAATAATCATAGCCTTCCAATAATTTCATAAAACCCGCATGATAATTTCCTAACTTAAAAAGGGAACTATCAATTAAACTTAGATCATATCTAGAGTTTATAGATGCCATCTTACAGTTGCTTCATATGCGTCCAGTTAAATACTTAACCTATCTCTCATCTCTTAAGGAAGTCAGCATGAACAAATAGTTGGAGACTATCAATTTAACTTATTACTTGTTTAAGATGTAGTGTTTAACAGTCTAAGCATCCTCTTGCCCAGAAGCTATTCCCTATTTAAATTGACATCATTTTAACAGTTGCCTTAGTTTTCCCACAAACTTTTTCACGTCCTCGATGTTTCCTTTGACCATTCCTTTGACCATTTCCGGAGGAAGCCAGTTTTCATAGAAATTCTGATGAAGCATTCCAGCAGACTGCCAGAGAGACCTTATCTCCTCATCCTTTGTTTCTCCGGTGATTCTGGCAACTTCCTTATGCAATTCCCCATGGCTTCTAAGCTCCCTCCCCTCCCTTGCTGCAAGAGCTTTCACAATCTGAGAAGCCGCCCCCCACGCTTTCTCCGATGCCTGAACGAGATCCCCCTTCTTTAAGAATTCTTCTGCTTCCATCACATATTTCTCCGACAATTTTAAATGCATCTCAACCTTAACCTCCGGGTCGAGGGGCTCCCCAAATGCTTTTAATAGAGCTTCAACTATCAGCTCCTCCTCCGAAGCTCCAGTTCTTTCAGGTTCCTCTTTAAGCCTTTCTTCAATCTTTTTAGGTAATGCTAGCTTCAAGGAGATTAAAACACCCACCATCGTAAGAGGCTTCCACACTTTATAAATTTTCCTACATGAATCTTTTACAGTATTCTCTCTCGAACATATTGATGGTATTCCCTCATAATGTCTCTTGGAATTGGATTTTCAATATTCACATCTTTAACTTTCCCTGCAAGCTCTTCGTCTATCGTATATATCTTGTTTATTCCGAGATTCTTGGCTAACTCTATTAGATAGCAGTCCCATGAGGAAACATTTAACTCCGACGCTGAAAGTATAGCTTTTTCCACAATATCCTTAGGGAGATTCTCATAGAATGTTGGGGATTCAACGGATAGAGTTTTCAACAAAGCCTTTGCCACATTAACACTTCTAAGTTTCAGGTACTTCGTCATTATAATGTAGGCTCCCATATATGTGCTCACGGGGATTAAGATACGCCTTTTGAGTGTAAGTGCATCGAGCAACAGTTGAGCAGCATATTTTCGTGCAGGATTTCTGAAATGTGCAAGGACTATAATACCAACATCAACCAATGCTTCGAATTCCAATTTTGCGTAGCGCATACTCCCTGTCAACATACTTATCTTCACCCTCAACTTTCACGGTATCCAATTCTAAGTTTGGAGCAATCTCCTCCAACTCTGAAAAAGCTTTATGAATATCCTCCATGGAGAACTTCTCCAATATAATCCTATCCCCAACAACCCTACACACCATCTCCATCTCCCCCTCCACTCCAATAGCCCTCCTAACATCCTTCGGGAGAATTATTCGACCCTGCTTATCCACCTTAACAATTACCTCCACATTTAACACCATTTATTCCATAAAAAATGCCACATATAAACTTTGTTATAAGAATGCAAACATCAAGCTGAATTTGATCGGATAATGATTTCCCTAGAATTATCATGTATACTTTACTATAATTTTAATTTGACTTCAACTTCATGATTATACTGAAAGGAATTATTACGCCTTTATGTTTTGATAGACTTCGTAACCTTAAATTTTCCCTTCAAAAATTCATTAATTTCATCATATTGTTCATCAGTAACAGAATAATTAACTCCTTTTTAATACGTGCACCTAAAAATGTTAATAGCTTTCCCTTGTAAATTTCGATGTGAGCAATTTTAGTCCACGCTTACCTCCAAAGGTCATCAACAAATTTCTACTCGTCGACCTAGTTAAAGGATCACCAACAACTTTCTCAACAAGCAATTTAGCCCAAGTAATTACTGGTATCTTATAGGGTGCTTCAATAAATCCCCTCCTAATAGCTTCATTAATTTCCACAGCTAACTTCAACTAACCCTACTGCTTTAAATTTCAACTTTTTGGTGTGAGCTCATTTGTAGATTCTACTTCTGATGTCTATTTTGATGACTACTATTACCCCCTCTTGCTCATAAACCTTAAATAGCGCTCTACACTTTCCCACACGCAACCTGAAAGTATCAGCTTCACCTGCAATCTTAACAATATCAAGCCTAACAGCTGGGAAATACTCAAGCTACTTAAATTCATCGATTATGCATTGTCTCTCATCAGATTTTAGGTCCCTTAAAAATTCAAATGCCCTTCTATGGAGGAGAATTTTAAACCTCATTAATAGACCTCAACTCGCAGAAACGTTTATTCCTAACAATTTCATCAGTCTCCTTCAACAACATGTACTCCTCAACAGTCAAGAGAACATCTTCAAGGAAATACATCAACTCATCAAGCTTCCTCCCAATCTCCTCAATCTTCACCAAAACAGCCTCGCTCAAAAAACCACCATAACACACTATTAAAAATATCTATATAAACACTCCCCACCAAGCTCCCATCAACTACACAAACAACATTTACAAAAGAACAAAAACAAGAAAAGTGCTGTCGAAAAATTCGAAACCAAAACCCTAAACCTAGAAACCAACAATAAAAATATCAAACACAAAATTTACAAATCTAATAAAAACAAATATCAACCTGAAACCTACAAATCCTTACCTGCGAAAATCACCCCCACATACCTTCAATTATAACTTAAATGCAATACCCAAAAAAGAGGCACCAAAACACAATCATCATAAAAATTAAAGCAAACATTAAAGAAGAATATTTCACAAAATACAATACCCACAACTCCAAATTAAATAAAGCACGTCACAACATCCACAATCCCCTAGCAGCACAATCATCACCAAAAGGATTCTCACGAAATCTTCCAACAATTGAATCCTATCACTTTAAACTTCAACATTCTAGAATAAACATTTGGATCATATATTCTCCTACCATCCACAACTGCTGGGTTCCTCATCAATCTTATGAAATCCTCCGGTTTAATATTTTTGAACTCATCCCACTCAGTAACAATAATTGCACATTCTGAATCCTTCAAACACTCCTCAACGCTATTAGCATACTCAACATCCCCACCAAAAATCTTTTTAGCATTATTCATGGCTTTTGGATCGTAAACAACAACTTTAGCCCCCTCCTCAAGAAGCCTCCTAACAATCCTTATGGATACTGCATCCCTCACATCATCAGTTCCAGGTTTAAATGTCAATCCCAAAACAGATATCCTCCTCCCACGAAAATCTCCAATGAGCTCCCTAGCCAACTCAACAACCCTATACGGCTGACCCCTATTAACCTTCAACGTAGCCTCTACAAGTGGTAGCTCCACACAATTCTTAATGGCAAAATCCAGTAGGGCTTCAAGATCCTTCCTAAAGCAGCTTCCACCCCAACCTGCACCAGCCTTAAGGAATAGTGGGCCAATCCTCTTGTCAAGCCCGATTCCCCTAGCAATAACCTCAACATCTGCTCCCGGAATTTTTTGGCATAGGTTTGCAATCATATTTATGAAGCTAACCTTCATGGCCAAAAACGAGTTATTAGCATACTTAATCAACTCAGCATTAACAGGGGTAGTCCTAATAATTGGTGGAAGCTCATCGCCATAAAACTCCCTATAAATTTCTTCGAGGAAGTCTCCAGACCTCTTATCAACCTCCCCAATGATTATCCTATCAGGCTTAAATGTATCTTCAACGGCATTCCCCTCCCTAAGGAACTCTGGATTCATACATAACCCAAACCCCTCACCACACCTCCTCCCAGAAGTTTCCTCAATAATCCTACCAACAACATTCTCAGTTGTGGTGGGTAGAACTGTGCTCTTAACAACAATAAGATGCCACTCACTCTTCAAGCGTAATGCTTCACCAATCATCCTAGATGCACTCTTAACATATGTTAAGTCTATGCTACCATCATCCCTACTAGGCGTCCCAACAGTTATAAACGTAACCTCAGAGTTTAAGACTGCCGTTTTCGGGTCCTTCACAGCCTTCAAATACCCCTCCTCGACAGCCCTCCTCAACAGTTCATCCAGTTTGGGTTCGAAGAATGGCGCCCTACCACTATTCACAGCATCAACCTT harbors:
- a CDS encoding type II toxin-antitoxin system HicB family antitoxin, producing the protein MVKLRFGVVIEKDEDGYYVAYVPELPGCHTQARTLDELLERIKEAVELYLEVEEPIDVKRELIGVQFIEVGVSESKTASS
- a CDS encoding PaREP1 family protein encodes the protein MKLALPKKIEERLKEEPERTGASEEELIVEALLKAFGEPLDPEVKVEMHLKLSEKYVMEAEEFLKKGDLVQASEKAWGAASQIVKALAAREGRELRSHGELHKEVARITGETKDEEIRSLWQSAGMLHQNFYENWLPPEMVKGMVKGNIEDVKKFVGKLRQLLK
- a CDS encoding type II toxin-antitoxin system VapC family toxin; protein product: MLTGSMRYAKLEFEALVDVGIIVLAHFRNPARKYAAQLLLDALTLKRRILIPVSTYMGAYIIMTKYLKLRSVNVAKALLKTLSVESPTFYENLPKDIVEKAILSASELNVSSWDCYLIELAKNLGINKIYTIDEELAGKVKDVNIENPIPRDIMREYHQYVRERIL
- a CDS encoding division/cell wall cluster transcriptional repressor MraZ; the encoded protein is MEVIVKVDKQGRIILPKDVRRAIGVEGEMEMVCRVVGDRIILEKFSMEDIHKAFSELEEIAPNLELDTVKVEGEDKYVDREYALRKIGIRSIG
- a CDS encoding UDP-glucose/GDP-mannose dehydrogenase family protein, with the translated sequence MVRGISFFGLGYVGLTTASCLASRGFKVICYDVDESKVDAVNSGRAPFFEPKLDELLRRAVEEGYLKAVKDPKTAVLNSEVTFITVGTPSRDDGSIDLTYVKSASRMIGEALRLKSEWHLIVVKSTVLPTTTENVVGRIIEETSGRRCGEGFGLCMNPEFLREGNAVEDTFKPDRIIIGEVDKRSGDFLEEIYREFYGDELPPIIRTTPVNAELIKYANNSFLAMKVSFINMIANLCQKIPGADVEVIARGIGLDKRIGPLFLKAGAGWGGSCFRKDLEALLDFAIKNCVELPLVEATLKVNRGQPYRVVELARELIGDFRGRRISVLGLTFKPGTDDVRDAVSIRIVRRLLEEGAKVVVYDPKAMNNAKKIFGGDVEYANSVEECLKDSECAIIVTEWDEFKNIKPEDFIRLMRNPAVVDGRRIYDPNVYSRMLKFKVIGFNCWKIS